In Bradyrhizobium sp. 200, the sequence AAGCGAGTTGTTGCGGCCCTCGAAGAAGGCGCGGAACGAGGACCCGGCGACGTCGATATAGTTCTCGCCGCGCTTGACGAAATACATGGGCACGTCGAGGGCGTAGTCGACCCAGCGCTCGAACCCCATGCCGTCCTCGAACACCCACGGCAACATGCCTGATCGCGCATTATCCGTGTCGCGCCAGATCTCGGAGCGGAACGAGAGGAAGCCATTGGGCTTACCCTCGGTGAAGGGCGAGTTGGCAAACAGGGCGGTCGCCACCGGCTGCAGCGCGATCGACACGCGCAGCTTCTTGACCATGTCGGCTTCGGAAGAGAAGTCGAGATTGGTCTGCACCGTACAGGTCCGGTACATCATGTCGATGCCGTACTGGCCGACCTTCGGCATGTAATTGCTCATGATCTTGTAGCGGCCCTTGGGCATCACCGGGATCTGCGACCGCGACCAGGACGGCGTCATGCCGAGCCCGAGAAAGCCTATCCCCAAGGGCGTCGCGATCTCGCGCACCTGCGCCAGATGCGCCATCAGTTCGGCCTGGGTCTGGTGCACGGTCTCGACCGGCGCGCCCGACAATTCGAACTGGCCGCCCGGCTCCAGCGAAATCGCGCCGCCCCCGGTGACGTCATAAAGCCCGATGATGTTGCCGCGCTCCATGATCGGCTCCCAGCCAAGCAATAGCTGCATGCCTTCAAGCAGCGCGCCGATGCCGCGCGCGCCCTCGTATGGCACGGGCTGACGGCTCTCCAGCGTGAACGGGGTCTTCTCGTGCTCGGTGCCGATGCGAAACTCGGACGGCGGCTTGCTGCCGGCTTCGAACCACGTGACGAGTTCGTCACGCGATTGCAGCGGCGTCATATCGATCTGGTCACGCGCCATGAAAAAATCCGGATATCTGGCGATTCGACCGAACGCGCCTTATGGCCAAGGGAATGCGGACGGCGTCGTCCGCATCAACGAAACGTATCAGGGTCATCATCGCGCCGGCACGCCGTCGCGGGCAGCGGCCGCCTTGACGTCGGAGCAGGAGCAGCCCAGCCGGTCGAGCAGACCGCAAAGCTTCATGGCATCGGCATCGGACAGTTTGGAGCCGACGTGCTTTTCGATCGCCGCCGAATAGGCGCTCCACATTTTCTTCTGCAGCTCACGCCCGGCCTCGGTGATCTCCACGAACTGGCCGCGCTTGTCGATCTTGCATTCGCGCCGCGCCGCCAGGCCCTCGTCCACCAGGCGGTCGATCAGCCGCGAGGTGGAATATTGCGGGATCAGCATCTGCTTTTCCAGCTCCACCGGGCGCATCTCGCCGGAGGGGGCGCGCGACAGTTCCAAAAGCGCGTCATACCAGGCCAGCGGCGGGAAGCCGGCTTTCTTCAAATCCTGCTCGACGGCATCCAGCACCCGGCTCTGCACCCGCATCAGGCGGATCCAGGCGGCAGTCGCCTCGGTCGATGGTTTGCGTTTCATCATCCAGTCCGTATCTGTCACAGATCAGTGTACCGCACTAAATGCAGGTGCATCAATCTTGACTATTTCATGCACATGCATTTAGTCAGTCCGCCAATAAATGCGAGGGAAGGAAAAATCCAATGAAACTGTATTATTCCCCAGGCGCCTGCTCGTTGTCCCCCCATATCGCGCTTCTCGAGGCCGGTCTGCCCTATGACCTGGTCAAGGTCGACTTGCGCGCCAAGAAGCTGGAAAACGGTGACGACTTTTTGAAGGTCAACCCGAAGGGCCAGGTGCCGGCGCTGGTGCTCGATTCGGGCGAACTGGTCACTGAGGGCCCGGTCATCGTCCAGATGATCGCCGACAAGGCCGCAGCGAAGAATCTGGCGCCCGCCCGCGACAGCACCGACCGCTACAAGCTGCTGGAGTGGCTCAACTTCATCACCACGGAGGTGCACAAGAGTTTCGGCCCGATGTTCTCGCCGGTGCTGGCCGACGAGGCCAAGGCGTTCTTCAAGGACCGCGTGATGGGCAAGTTCAGATATGTCGACAGCCAGCTTGCCGGGCGCGACTATCTGATGGGCAGCCAGTTCACCGTCGCCGACGGCTATCTGTTCACGATGCTGTCCTGGGCGGACCGGATGAAATTCGATCTTTCCGAGATGCCGAACCTCCTTGCCTACAAGGCCCGCGTCGCGGCGCGCCCGAAGGTGCAGGAGGCGCTGACCAAGGAAGGCCTGATGAAGGCGGCGTGAGTTCTTGCGAATAGCGAATACGAAGGGCCGGATCGATGATCCGGCCCTTTTTCTTTTCGTAGCCCGGATGGAGCGGAGCGCAATCCGGGAAAGTGCAGCAAGTGGCGAGATCCCCGAATTTCGCTTCGCTCCATCCGGGCTACGAGTTCGCGCCCCTTACGCCGCCTTCTTCGGCGGGAAGCGGCCGTAGAAGGTCTCGCCCCGCGCCGCCATGTCTTCCAGGAGTTTCGGCGGGGTGAAGCGGGAGCCGTATTTGGCTTCCAGCTTGTGGCAGAGCTCGACGAACTTCCGCGCGCCCATGAAGTCGATATAGGACAGTGTGCCGCCGGTGAACGGCGCGAAGCCAAAGCCGAGGATCGAGCCGACATCGGCCTCGCGCGGATCGGTGATGACGTGATCCTCGACCGTGCGCGCGGCTTCGACCGCCTGCACCACCAGGAAGCGCTGCTTCAATTCCTCGATGTCGAGGGTGTCAGGATCGAGTTGCTTGGGCTGCAGCGCCGGCAGGCCCGGCCACAGGCTCTTCTGGCCTTTGCCCTTCTCGGGATAGTCGTAAAAGCCCTTGCTGTTCTTGCGCCCCAAGCGGCCCTGCTTCTCGACCATCTCCACCATCAGCTTCTTCTGATCCGGGTTGATGGAGTTGGGACCGAGATCGGCTTCCGTCGCCTTGATGACCTTCAGGCCGAGATCGAGGGCGACTTCGTCCGACAGCGACAGCGGACCGACCGGCATGCCGGCCATCTTGGCGCAGTTCTCGATCATCGCCGGCGGCACGCCTTCGAGGAACATCTCGTTGCCTTCGGCGATGTAACGGCCGACGCAGCGGTTGGCATAGAAGCCGCGGGAGTCATTGACGACGATCGGCGTCTTGCCGATCACCCGCACATAGTCGAGCGCGGCGGCGAGCGCGACGTCGCCGGTGTTCTTGCCGAGGATGATTTCGACCAGCATCATCTTCTCGACCGGCGAGAAGAAATGGATGCCGATGAACTTGCCCTGCTCCTTGAAGCCTTCGGCAAGCGAGGTGATCGGCAGCGTCGAGGTGTTGGACGCAAAGATTGCGTCCGGCCTCAGATATTCCTGCGCCTTGGCGAAGGTGTCAGCCTTGACCTTGCGGTCCTCGAACACGGCCTCGATGACAAGGTCGCAATCCCCGAGCGCGGCATAGTCGGCGGTGGGCGTGATGCGCGCCAGCAGCGCGTCGCGATCGCCGGCCTTGGCCCGGCCCTTGGCGACCTGCTCGTCGATCACCTTCTGCGCATGCGCCTTGCCCTTGTCGGCGCTTTCCTGGTCGCGGTCGATCAGCACGACATCGAGGCCGCCGCGGGCCGAGACGTAGCCGACGCTGGCGCCCATGAAGCCGGCGCCGATCACGGCGATCTTCTTGATCCTGGTCGGCGGCACGTCCTGCGGACGCCGCGCGCCCTTGTTCAGCTCCTGCATCGACAGGAACAGGCTGCGGATCATCGCCGCGGCTTCCTTGGAGCGCAGCACCTTGGTGAAGTAACGCGACTCGACACGCAGCGCGGCGTCGATCGGCAACTGCAGGCCCTCATAGACGCAGCTCATGATGGCGCGCGCCGCCGGATAATTGTCGTAAGTCTCGCGGCGGTAGATGGCGTTGCCGGCCGGGAACATCATCATGCCGGCCTTGGAGAACACCGGGCCGCCCGGCAGCTTGAAGCCCTTTTCGTCCCAGGGTGCGACCGCCTTGCCGCCGCCCTTGATCCAGTCCTTGGCCGCCTTGATCAGGTCGGAAGCCGGCACGATGGCGTGGATCAGATTGAGCGCCTTGGCCTTGTCGACCGTGACCGGATCGCCCTTGAGCAGGATCGTCATCGCATCCTGCGGCGGCACGAGGCGCGGCACGCGCTGGGTGCCGCCGGCGCCGGGGAACAGGCCGACCTTGACCTCGGGCAGGCCGAGGCGAGTCTTGGGATTTTCAGCCGCGACACGGTAGTGGCAGGACAGCGTCACCTCGAAGCCGCCGCCGAGCGCCAGCCCGTTGATCGCGGCCGCCCACGGCTTGCCGCAGGTTTCGATGCCGCGCAGCACCAGCGAGAAGCGCCGGCTCTGATCAAACAGCATCTGGTTGGCGGCGACCTCGCCCTTTTCCTTCAGGACCTTGGCGTATTCCTGGTTCATGCCTTCGAGCATCGAGAGATCGGCGCCGGCGCAGAACGCTTCCTTGCTCGAGGTGATGACGACGCCCTTCACCGCGGCGTCCGCCGTGGTCTGCTTCAATATCTCTTCGAGTTCGGTGGTCGAGGTCTCGTCCAGCACATTCATCGAACGTCCGGGGATGTCCCAGGTGGCGAGCGCAATGCCGTCGGCGTCGGTCTCTAGCTTGAAATTCTTGAAGGCCATGTTGGTTGCTCCCTCGATGCCGGCAGCCGATGTCAGGCGCGGCGGTTAAATTGTGATCCCGTAGGGTGGGCAAAGCGCAGCGTGCCCACCATTCCCAGCGGAGTTCGTGATGGTGGGCACGCTTCGCTTTGCCCACCCTACGAATTGCGTCGCGTCAAACCCGCTCGATGATCGTCGCGGTGCCCATGCCGCCCCCGATGCACAGCGTCACCAGCGCGGTCGACTTGTTGGTGCGCTCGAGTTCATCGAGCACGGTGCCGAGGATCATAGCCCCGGTCGCGCCGAGCGGATGGCCGAGCGCGATCGCGCCGCCATTGACGTTGATCTTCGCATTGTCGATGTCGAACGCCTGGATGTAGCGCAGCACGACCGAAGCAAAGGCCTCGTTGAGCTCGAACAGGTCGATGTCCGACTTCTTCATGCCGGAACGTTCGAACAGCTTTTCGGTGACGTCGACCGGACCGGTCAGCATCATCGCGGGCTCCGAGCCGATATTGGCGAAGGCGCGGATTTTGGCGCGGGCTTTAAGGCCGTGCTTGGCGCCCGCTTCCTTGCTGCCGAGCAGCACCGCACCGGCGCCGTCGACGATACCGGAAGAATTGCCGGCATGGTGAACGTAATTGACGCGCTCGATTTCCGGGTGCGACTGGATCGCGACCGCATCGAAGCCGCCCATCTGCCCGACCACGGTGAACGACGGCTGCAATTGCGCCAGCGACTGCATCGTCGTCGTCGGGCGCATGTGCTCATCCTTGGCCAGGATGGTCAGGCCGTTGATGTCCTTGACCGGCACCACCGACTTGTTGAAGCGGCCCTCGTCCCACGCCTTTGCAGCGCGCTGCTGGCTCTGCACCGCGTAGGCATCGACGTCATCGCGCGAGAAACCGTATTTGGTCGCGATCAGATCGGCCGAGACGCCCTGCGGCATGAAATAGGACGGCACCGCCATTGAGGGATCCATCGGCCAGGCGCCGCCGGACGCGCCGATGCCGACGCGGCTCATCGATTCGGCGCCGCCGCCGATCACAAGCTCATGCTGGCCGGCCATGATCTGGGCAGCGGCAAAATTCACGGCGTCGAGGCCGGAGGCGCAGAAGCGGCTGATCTGCACGCCCGGGACGGATTCGCCAAGCCCCGCCTTCAGCGCCGCAAACCGCGCGATGTCGCTTCCCGCCTCGCCGACCGGATCGACCACGCCGAGCACGACGTCATCGACGACGTCTTCGGCGAGGTTGTTGCGCTCCTTCAGCGCCTGCAGCGGCACGGTGGCGAGCGCCAGCGCGGTGACCTCATGGAGCGCGCCATCAGCCTTGCCGCGGCCGCGCGGGGTGCGAACGTGATCGTAGATATATGCCTCAGGCATGACGCCCTCCTGGTATGAGGATCATAATATTATAGGCGAAAGGGCAGAGAAGCGGCGGAAAATCTCAGAACGCTTCCGCCGCCAGTTCCATGGTGGTCGCGCAGCCGGTCTGGATCCGCGCAAGATGGACGTGGGTTTCCGGCAACATCCGCTCCATGAAGAAGCGGCCGGTCACCAGCTTGGTCGAGAGATAGGGCGTGGCGCCGGAGGCCGCAATCTTGTCCTGAGCTACCTTGGCCATCCGCGCCCACATATAGGCGAAGGTGACCAGGCCAAACAATTGCATGTAGTCGGTGGCGGCGGCGCCGGCATTGTCGGGTTTTGTGAGCGCGTTCTGCATCAGCCAGCCGGTGGCCTGCTGCAGGTGGCCGAGGGCTGCCGAGAGCGGGGTGACGAACGGCTTCATCGCCTCATCGCCGCCGTGCTCCTTGGCGAAGGCGCCGACTTCGGCAAAGAACGCCATCACCGCACGGCCGCCGTCGCGCGGCAGCTTGCGCCCCACAAGATCGAGCGCCTGGATGCCGTTGGCACCCTCGTAGAGCATGGCAATGCGCGCATCGCGCACGAACTGCTCCATGCCGTGTTCGGCGATATAGCCGTGGCCGCCATACATCTGCTGCGCCAGCACTGCGTTGGAGAATCCGACGTCGGTCATCACGCCCTTCATGACCGGGGTCATCAGGCCCATGTGGTCGTCGGCCTCCTGGCGATCCTTCGGGTCGGACGAGCGGTGAGCGACGTCGCTCTTCAGCGCCGTCCACACCACCATGGCGCGCGCCGCCTCGTTGAAGGCGCGGATGGTCAGCAGCACGCGGCGAACATCCGGATGCACGATGATCGGGTCGGCCGGCTTGTCCGCTTCCTTTGCGCCCGTGAGCGAACGGCCCTGCAGCCGCTCGCGCGCGTAATTGGCAGCGTTCTGATAGGCGACCTCGGACTGCGCCAGGCCCTGCACGGCGACGCCGAGGCGGGCCTCGTTCATCATCACGAACATGCCCTGCATGCCCTTGTTCTCTTCGCCGATCAGCCAGCCGGTGGCGTTGTCGTAGTTCATCACGCAGGTGGAATTGCCGTGGATGCCCATCTTGTGCTCGATCGAGCCGCAGGACACGCCGTTGCGCGCGCCGAGCGAACCGTCGGCATTGACCAGCACCTTCGGCACCACGAACAGCGACACGCCCTTGATGCCGGCGGGTGCGCCTTCGATGCGCGCCAGCACCAGATGGATGATGTTCTCGACCATGTCGTGCTCGCCGGCCGAGATGAAGATCTTGGTGCCCGAAATCTTGTAGCTGCCGTCGGCCTGCTTCACGGCCTTGGTGCGCAACAGGCCGAGATCGGTGCCGCATTGCGGCTCGGTGAGGTTCATCGTGCCGGTCCACTCGCCCGCCACCATCTTCGGCACGAACATCTTCTTCTGCTCGGGCTTGCCGTGCACCAGCAGCGCCGCGGTCGCGCCCATGGTGAGGCCGCCATACATCGAAAACGCCATGTTGGCCGCGCTCTGGAATTCGGTGACGACCTGGCTCAGCGTCACCGGCAGCCCCTGCCCGCCATATTCCGTCGGCGCCGACAGACCGAGCCAGCCGCCCTCGGCCACCTGCTTGAAAGCTGCCTTGAAGCCCTTCGGCGTCGTCACCGAAGCGTCGTCATTTCGCTTGCAGCCCTCGAGATCGCCGACGCGGTTGAGCGGCTGCAGCACCTCTTCGGAGAGCTTTGCGGCCTCGCCCAAAATCGCCTCGCGCACATCGGCCGAGGCGTCGGTGAAGCCGGGCAGATTGTCGTAGCGATCGATCTGGAACACGTCGTTGAGCAGGAAGGTGACGTCTTCCACGGGGGCTTTGTAGATCGGCATGGTGTTCTCCCGGCAGCGGCGAAAAGGTGACGAAGGCGTTTGAAATGAAATTCGTGGTGGCGATCCGAAAACCAGACCTTATCCGGTTCGGGCAGTCCTAGGGAGTGAGCAGGTGAGCGAAATTATCCGGACAGGCTTTGCGACATAAACGGCGCCGGACATCGTTCCGGCCTTTGCTCCCTCACCCCTCACTGCTTGGCGAGTTGCTCCCCCATCAAGCGGTGCAGCAGATTGATTCCCTTCAGCGGGCGCGCCATCACCTTGAAATGCGTGATCCTGCCGTCATCGCTGAAGGTGATGATGTCGACGCCATTGATCTTGATGCCCTCGATCTCGTTTTCGAATTCGAGGACCGCGCCGTTCGCGTTGCGCCATTCGCCGATGTATTTGAAGCCGGGGCCGCCAAGGGCCTTCTCGGCGCTCGCCAGATATTTGAAGGTGATGTCGCGCCCGCGCTGCGGCGTGTGGACGACGGGGCTTTCGAACACCGCATCCGGGTGCAACAGGTCCCACAACGCCGCCGTGTCATGGGATTTCATGTAGCCGTACCACTTGTCGAGGCCGCTCATGGTCATCATGTCTCCTCTGGCAGGCGATGACGGGCTGACGCCGGAGATAAGACCTCCCTCCGGAGCTTATGCGCATTGACGCATATGCAACTTTATGCATAATGTCAATCACTGTTCAATCCGGAGGCCGGCGTCGTGGCGCTTGGTGACGCGATCCTTGCCTGCCTGACCGAACGTCCGATGACGGGCTATGAGCTCGCCAAGACGTTCGACAACTCCATTGGATTCTTCTGGAAGGCCGACCACCAGCAAATTTATCGCGAGCTCACCAAGCTTCGCGGCCGCGGCCATATCCAGGGCCGCGAGGTGGTGCAGTCCGGCAAGCCGAACAAGCTGGTCTATACGCTGACGCCGGAGGGGCGCGCCGCGCTCCGGCATTGGGCCGCGCGCCCGAGCGTGCCGGCCTCGATCAAGGACGACCTTCTGGTCCGGCTCTATGCGCTCGACAGCGTCGACGTCGAACCGTTGCGCACCGACCTGATGGCGCGGCTGGAACACCACCGCGACCGGTTCGCCCGCTACGAGCGCCTGCTCAACAAACGCTTCCCGGATGGCACGGCGCCGCCGGCTGATGTCGGCAAGCTGCTCGGACTTCGCATCGGCCTCGCCCATGAGCGCGCCGTGGCGGAGTGGTGCGAAGAGGCGATCGAGGCGTTGTCTGCGCTGTCTGTCGGCGCGGAGCGGACCAATGTCGTGCCGCTCGACGACGGCTCTCGCGAAAATCGCGAAAATAACGGCTAGAACCGGCCAATTTTGCGCCGGTAACTTTTAAGGCCGTCCGTCCAATTCCTTAACCCGTTATTTACCGTAAGGAACAAAAGTCAGGTTCTGAGGCAGACGACCTGCGCGAAATTCGATTGTCTCCTCACGGGGACGCGCGGGGAGGCTGATGGCGCTGGCGGAGCGCCAGAGCGGAACCGGACGAGAGCATGAATTCGCGCGTATCGTGGAGTGTTGACGGCATCGATCCATCCGTCCGCGACAGGGCGGAGGCGGCCGCGCGGCGCGCCGGCATGTCGCTGAGCGAATGGCTCAATTCCACCATCGGCGAACCGGCCCCACCCAGTTTCAGCGCGCCTTCCCATCAGCGGCCGGCGGTGCCGAGCCGGGAAAGCCGCGACGTTGCCGACATTCACCAGCGGCTGGATTCGATCACACGACAGATCGAACAGATTTCGCGGCCTGCGCCGCGCGGCGACGCGCCCCGTGGCGAAGCCCCCCGCGGCGAGCCGACGGTAGCGCGCCAGCTCAACGAGGCCATTTCGCGCCTCGATGCGCGGCTGTCGCAGATTTCCAACCCCGCGCCGACCCGGCAGGTCCAGATGCAGGAAAAGCAGCGTCAGACCGAGGTGGTCGAGCGGGCCGCAGCCCAGGTCTATCGTCCCGCGCCGCCGCTCAGTCCGGCGTCGATGGATTTTGCGATTGCCGAAATCGCCGCGCGCCAGAACGAACTCGACAGCCCGCCGCCGCGCCAGATGCCGCCGCGCAATGGCGTGCCGATGGCCTCGCCCGCCCAGCCCAGTTTCGCAGCGCCGGCCGGTCCGGACTTTTCTTCGCTCGAACGGCACCTGATCCAGATCACGAGCCAGATCGAGGCGCTGCAGCGTCCCGATCACGTCGAGCAGTCGATCGCCGCCTTCCGCAGCGAACTCGCCGAAATCCGCCAGGCCATTACCGAGGCGGTGCCGCGCCGGGAGATCGAATCGCTCGAGAACGAAATCCGCTCGCTGTCCCGCCGCATCGACGACAGCCGCCAGCACGGCACCGACGGCCAGACGCTGGCCGGCATCGAACGCGCGCTCGGCGAAATCCGCGAAGCGTTGCGTTCGCTGACGCCGGCCGAGCAGCTCACCGGCTACGACGAGGCGATCCGCAACCTCGGCGCCAAGCTCGATCTGATCCTGCGTTCGAACGACGATCCGTCGACCGTGCAACAGCTCGAAAGCGCGATCGCAGCGCTGCGCGCAATCGTCTCCAACATCGCCTCCAACGACGCCCTGTCCCGGCTCGCCGAGGACGTCCACACGCTGTCGGCCAAGGTCGACCAGCTTTCCCGCTTCGACGGCAACAGCGATGCCTTCGGCATGCTCGAGCAGCGCCTGGCCGCGCTGACTTCGACGCTGGAAACCCGGCAAGCGCCGGCCGCCAGCGATAATTCGGAATATATCGAGAACGCGCTGCGCTCGCTGTCGGAGCGGCTCGACCGTATCCCGGCCGGCAACGACAATGCGTCGGCGTTTGCCCATCTCGAACAGCGCGTGTCCTATCTGCTGGAGCGCCTGGAAGCTTCCAACGACCGTTCCGCCGCGCCTGCCATCGATCTCGGACGGGTCGAGGAAGGGCTGCACGATATTCTGCGCTCCCTCGAACGCCAGCACGCCAGCCTGGTCGCGCTCGCCGAGTCCAACCGCAATTCCGCCGACACCGCCCAGCCGATGGACTCCGGCATCGTCGATCTGGTCAAGCGCGAACTGTCGGACATCCGCTTCAGCCAGTCGGAAACCGACCGCCGCACGCAAGACTCGCTGGAGACCGTTCACAATACGCTCGGCCACGTGGTCGATCGCCTGTCGACGATCGAAGGCGATCTGCGCGAGGTTCGCGCGGCACCGGCCGCGCCCCAGCCCAGCCGGGCACCGTTCGAAATGCGCGACGAGGCCCCGCGTGCGGCGCCGCAGCCGCAGGCCTTTGCGCCGCCGCCCGTGATGCAGCCTGCGGCGCCACCGCTGAAACCGGAATTGCCCAATCCCGCCGCGTTGCAAGGGCATCCCAAAGAACATTTCGAAGCCGCGCCGCGCGAATTCCACGCCGTGCAGCCGGCCGCGCCAGCCGCCCCTATCGCCCCGCCTTTGCCGCCGCGGGCGATCAGCGAAATCCTGGAGCCGCATGCCGCAGCCCCGCGTACCGCGATCGCGCCGGAATTGCCGCCGGATCACCCCCTTGAGCCGGGCACGCGGCCGACCGCGCGCATGTCCTCGCCGTCGGAACGGATCGCGGCTTCCGAAAGCGCGATCAGCGAGATTGCTTCCGGGCCGAAGGAGCCGGTGAGTTCGTCGAGCTTCATCGCCGCCGCCCGCCGCGCCGCGCAGGCCGCAGCCGCCGCGCCGCCTCCCGAGAAGGCGGGACGTTCGGCAAAGGCCGCGCCCAAGGACAAGGGCGGCGACAAGGCCAAGGCGGACGACAAGAACCCCTCGAACATTTCCTCCAGGATCCGCTCGCTGCTGGTCGGCGCGAGCGTGGTCGTGATCGTGCTCGGCACTTTCAAGATGGCGATGACGCTGCTCGATACCGGCAGCGTGCTGCAACTTCCGATGATGGAGCAGCCCAGCGAGCCGGCCGCTCCAGCGCAGGCCCCCGCGCCGCCGGAGAGCAGCGCCAAGCCCGCAATGCCCGCGGCGCCGGCGCCCATGATGATCTCGCCGACGCCGGTCGAGAAGCAGTCGAACAATTCTTCCTCACCGAACACGCTGGATAGCGCGCGGATCGTGGTCCCGCCGCCGGCCGCGCCAGCGCCCGCTCCAGCCAGCGACATCACCGGCGCGATCACGACGATGCCGCCCACCGGCGGCAAGCTTGCCATGATCACGGTGCCGCCGACCGAGCGGCTGCCCGACGGCATCGGCGGCCCGGTATTGCGCGCCGCCGCGCTGAAGGGCGATGCGGCCGCGGCCTACGAGATCGGCACGCGCTTTGCCGAAGGCAAAGGCGTTGCCCCGAACCTCGACGAGGCCGCCAAATGGTACGACCGCGCGGCGCAGGCCGGCCTGGTGCCGGCGATCTTCCGGCTCGGGACCTTCTACGAGAAGGGCCTCAGCGTGAAAAAGGACGTCGATGTCGCGCGGCGTTATTATGCGCAGGCGGCCGAGCGCGGCAGCGCCAAGGCGATGCATAATCTGGCCGTGCTCGACGCCGATGGCGGCGGCAAGGGCGCCAATTACAAGAGCGCGTCGATCTGGTTCCGCAAGGCCGCCGATCGCGGCGTCGCCGACAGCCAGTTCAACCTCGGCATCCTCTATGCCCGCGGCATCGGCGTCGATCAGAACCTCGCCGAATCCTTCAAATGGTTCAGCCTCGCCGCGGCCCAGGGCGACGCCGACGCCGGCCGCAAGCGCGACGACATCGCCAAGCGCCTCGACGTCCAGTCGCTGGCGGCCGCCAGGCTCGCGATCCAGACCTTTACGCCGGAGCCGCAACCCGACGACGCCGTCAACGTGGCATCACCTGCCGGCGGCTGGGATTCGGCGCCGGCACCGGCCGCCGCCAAGCCCGGCGCCAAGCCGGCGGCGACCAAGCGCACCGCCGCCATTCACTAACGCTCACCAAGACAAGGCCGAGATGCCGCCGTTCATTTGGACAGGTCGCATCGCCGCCATATCCTCGGCCATAAATTCGTATAATGCTTCGGACCAGCCGGCCCCGGAACGGGTCCGCCTGCAACGAGGACCGATTGTCGACCGAAGACAGCCAGGACGGGGAAAATCGCTTCCGCAGGTCGCCGACAGGCCCTGCGGTCGCAGCGCCGCGCATACCGCCCGGTCAGGCCCCGCCGCCGGTCCAACCGCCCCGGCGCCGACGGCATTTCTGGACGGTCGCCATCTTCATCCTGCTGGTTTCCGGCGTCGCCATTCGCGCCTACCGCGACCTGTCGC encodes:
- the gstA gene encoding glutathione transferase GstA, producing MKLYYSPGACSLSPHIALLEAGLPYDLVKVDLRAKKLENGDDFLKVNPKGQVPALVLDSGELVTEGPVIVQMIADKAAAKNLAPARDSTDRYKLLEWLNFITTEVHKSFGPMFSPVLADEAKAFFKDRVMGKFRYVDSQLAGRDYLMGSQFTVADGYLFTMLSWADRMKFDLSEMPNLLAYKARVAARPKVQEALTKEGLMKAA
- a CDS encoding glutamate--cysteine ligase; this translates as MARDQIDMTPLQSRDELVTWFEAGSKPPSEFRIGTEHEKTPFTLESRQPVPYEGARGIGALLEGMQLLLGWEPIMERGNIIGLYDVTGGGAISLEPGGQFELSGAPVETVHQTQAELMAHLAQVREIATPLGIGFLGLGMTPSWSRSQIPVMPKGRYKIMSNYMPKVGQYGIDMMYRTCTVQTNLDFSSEADMVKKLRVSIALQPVATALFANSPFTEGKPNGFLSFRSEIWRDTDNARSGMLPWVFEDGMGFERWVDYALDVPMYFVKRGENYIDVAGSSFRAFFEGRNNSLPGERPTLSDWANHLSTIFPEVRLKRYLEMRGADGVPWGRLPALPAFWVGLLYDNDSLDAAWNLVRHWTAQERQALRDDVPRFGFKARIKDRYLFEIARECLKLSHAGLRRRNRVDHSGRDESRYLEPLERILESGRSPAEEMLDKFNGEWGGSVEPAYQEYAF
- a CDS encoding acyl-CoA dehydrogenase C-terminal domain-containing protein, which produces MPIYKAPVEDVTFLLNDVFQIDRYDNLPGFTDASADVREAILGEAAKLSEEVLQPLNRVGDLEGCKRNDDASVTTPKGFKAAFKQVAEGGWLGLSAPTEYGGQGLPVTLSQVVTEFQSAANMAFSMYGGLTMGATAALLVHGKPEQKKMFVPKMVAGEWTGTMNLTEPQCGTDLGLLRTKAVKQADGSYKISGTKIFISAGEHDMVENIIHLVLARIEGAPAGIKGVSLFVVPKVLVNADGSLGARNGVSCGSIEHKMGIHGNSTCVMNYDNATGWLIGEENKGMQGMFVMMNEARLGVAVQGLAQSEVAYQNAANYARERLQGRSLTGAKEADKPADPIIVHPDVRRVLLTIRAFNEAARAMVVWTALKSDVAHRSSDPKDRQEADDHMGLMTPVMKGVMTDVGFSNAVLAQQMYGGHGYIAEHGMEQFVRDARIAMLYEGANGIQALDLVGRKLPRDGGRAVMAFFAEVGAFAKEHGGDEAMKPFVTPLSAALGHLQQATGWLMQNALTKPDNAGAAATDYMQLFGLVTFAYMWARMAKVAQDKIAASGATPYLSTKLVTGRFFMERMLPETHVHLARIQTGCATTMELAAEAF
- a CDS encoding 3-hydroxyacyl-CoA dehydrogenase NAD-binding domain-containing protein translates to MAFKNFKLETDADGIALATWDIPGRSMNVLDETSTTELEEILKQTTADAAVKGVVITSSKEAFCAGADLSMLEGMNQEYAKVLKEKGEVAANQMLFDQSRRFSLVLRGIETCGKPWAAAINGLALGGGFEVTLSCHYRVAAENPKTRLGLPEVKVGLFPGAGGTQRVPRLVPPQDAMTILLKGDPVTVDKAKALNLIHAIVPASDLIKAAKDWIKGGGKAVAPWDEKGFKLPGGPVFSKAGMMMFPAGNAIYRRETYDNYPAARAIMSCVYEGLQLPIDAALRVESRYFTKVLRSKEAAAMIRSLFLSMQELNKGARRPQDVPPTRIKKIAVIGAGFMGASVGYVSARGGLDVVLIDRDQESADKGKAHAQKVIDEQVAKGRAKAGDRDALLARITPTADYAALGDCDLVIEAVFEDRKVKADTFAKAQEYLRPDAIFASNTSTLPITSLAEGFKEQGKFIGIHFFSPVEKMMLVEIILGKNTGDVALAAALDYVRVIGKTPIVVNDSRGFYANRCVGRYIAEGNEMFLEGVPPAMIENCAKMAGMPVGPLSLSDEVALDLGLKVIKATEADLGPNSINPDQKKLMVEMVEKQGRLGRKNSKGFYDYPEKGKGQKSLWPGLPALQPKQLDPDTLDIEELKQRFLVVQAVEAARTVEDHVITDPREADVGSILGFGFAPFTGGTLSYIDFMGARKFVELCHKLEAKYGSRFTPPKLLEDMAARGETFYGRFPPKKAA
- a CDS encoding MarR family winged helix-turn-helix transcriptional regulator, producing the protein MKRKPSTEATAAWIRLMRVQSRVLDAVEQDLKKAGFPPLAWYDALLELSRAPSGEMRPVELEKQMLIPQYSTSRLIDRLVDEGLAARRECKIDKRGQFVEITEAGRELQKKMWSAYSAAIEKHVGSKLSDADAMKLCGLLDRLGCSCSDVKAAAARDGVPAR
- a CDS encoding acetyl-CoA C-acetyltransferase, whose product is MPEAYIYDHVRTPRGRGKADGALHEVTALALATVPLQALKERNNLAEDVVDDVVLGVVDPVGEAGSDIARFAALKAGLGESVPGVQISRFCASGLDAVNFAAAQIMAGQHELVIGGGAESMSRVGIGASGGAWPMDPSMAVPSYFMPQGVSADLIATKYGFSRDDVDAYAVQSQQRAAKAWDEGRFNKSVVPVKDINGLTILAKDEHMRPTTTMQSLAQLQPSFTVVGQMGGFDAVAIQSHPEIERVNYVHHAGNSSGIVDGAGAVLLGSKEAGAKHGLKARAKIRAFANIGSEPAMMLTGPVDVTEKLFERSGMKKSDIDLFELNEAFASVVLRYIQAFDIDNAKINVNGGAIALGHPLGATGAMILGTVLDELERTNKSTALVTLCIGGGMGTATIIERV